The genomic region TTCTTAACATAACCGCATTGAGGACACTTAAGCACCGTGACTACTTTTTGTTCCTCCTTATCCTTCTTCCTTGATCCAAGAACAGTTATAACCATATAGATTATCATTACCACTGAAAGAAGCATCACTGATAGTACGTAGACAGTGTAGAAGTCCAGAGACCCCATATCTAACACCTTCAACTCACTGCGCAACTCCTAGAGTATTCCCAACTCCAACAATTATTACCGTGTCACCAGGCTTTGTCTCCTCTAGTATAAGCATTTTAGCTCGTTCAATCGCCTTATTTACACCATCAACAACTTCTTTCTTTAAAGCCGTTATCGCCTCCTCTAACCCCATCTTTATGGCAATAGCGTACAGAGGTAGTTGATACTTAACAGCAATACGCTCAATTCTTATCTTTTCTGGGCCTGGATCACCCATCGCGACTCCCGTGCCCTCGGCAACACTGCCTGTTGGCTCTCCCTCCATTTTCAGTGCAGCATCGATTGTTATAATTGATGCGATACTCGAAGGCGATAGCTTTTCAATTATCTTCTCAACAGCCTCACCCGGCCTTCCAACCGTACTACCAGGGCCTTTCGCCTTTACTACTATTATTCTCCGGTTTTCGAATTCATGCACGCTATATATAGTGTCCTTTACGATCTCTATAGGTCCTTCTAATCGCTTAAGACTATTCATGAGCTTGTAGGCTGCAAGAGGGCCAGCTGCATCACCTATAGGTATACCCCTAGCTATAACCCGAGAAGCATCGTAGTAAGCCTTAGCTATTCTCATAAAGAGTGGAAGCATCATCCAAAGCTGCGCGACAAGGAGAGCGTTTCGTGTCTTTATTCCTGTTAGCAATATGTGTCTGATATACTTGTAGATAGTGTTCAACGCATTTGCTATCGCCAAAAGAGTTACAACATTCTTTATATTGACGTCGCCGACGCTTTTAGGAAGACTACGCGCCACTAAAGCCTCAATACGTTCCTCCTCGGTGCGTAAAACTCTCTCTAAACGCCTAACTATATCGGTAGGCTCTATATCAACTGGACCTATAACGAAGTAGTCCAAGACAGTCTCTAGAATCCTGTCAATATTACGAGCCCCTAGCTTCTCAAGCCTCTTCCTAACCTCATCACGCACATCGTTTCTATAGCTCTCTATTACACGCAAACGCGACTCTATCTGGGCCTTCCATATACGAAGCTGAAAACCTTGTGCAATACCTAGGAACGCGAATATCGAGAGAATCGTAGAGATCAATATGCTTATAGCTATTATCCATGTAGCTAAATCTGATCCACCACCAAACCAAGGATTCGTTGCATTAGCCATACTTGTAACACCTAAGCCCTAAACCATTGTACATGTCAAAGCTTACTCCAATACATCGTCCCTGCTTCAAATTCGAAGGGATTACAAACAGGCTCTCAAAAATGCTTCTATACAAGGGTTTTATTAGAAGCTATACATGGCTATCTCTACTACATCGTTGTCACAATTACATCGCCGGAATCAGTTATTACAATTGTGTGCTCGAACTGAGCCACCATACCTCCACCTTTTTCTACAAGTACTGGATACTGAGCAAGGAATCCCATTCTTGATAGCCTGCGAAGTGCGTTACGAATGTCCTCAATAGGAGCGACATCGGTTAACCATCGCTCGCTGAACGGCAGCGTCCTGAACCGCTCGCGTATAGTATTAAGGACACGCCGCTGAATATCATTGAGCCTGCGTTTAAGATTCGGCCGAACAAGCGCATAAATAGTGACAAGATCTCCCTCTTTTACACTTCCAGCACCATTTGTGCCAAAAGGCTCTATTGCATAAGCTTTCCCTGTGCCAAATTTGCCGCGGAGAAACGGCTCATACACATTCGGTATACTTTCACCTGCATGAATAGTGTACCTTGCAAGACTATGTCCGCCAAGATTACTTATTGGCTTAAACCCGTAGCTCGTAATCGTCGCCTCTATTATGCGCCCTATCTCTGAAAACTTTACCCCAGGTGCAATGGCGCTAATAGCTTTATCTAGAGCTG from Pyrofollis japonicus harbors:
- a CDS encoding DUF1512 domain-containing protein, with the translated sequence MANATNPWFGGGSDLATWIIAISILISTILSIFAFLGIAQGFQLRIWKAQIESRLRVIESYRNDVRDEVRKRLEKLGARNIDRILETVLDYFVIGPVDIEPTDIVRRLERVLRTEEERIEALVARSLPKSVGDVNIKNVVTLLAIANALNTIYKYIRHILLTGIKTRNALLVAQLWMMLPLFMRIAKAYYDASRVIARGIPIGDAAGPLAAYKLMNSLKRLEGPIEIVKDTIYSVHEFENRRIIVVKAKGPGSTVGRPGEAVEKIIEKLSPSSIASIITIDAALKMEGEPTGSVAEGTGVAMGDPGPEKIRIERIAVKYQLPLYAIAIKMGLEEAITALKKEVVDGVNKAIERAKMLILEETKPGDTVIIVGVGNTLGVAQ
- the map gene encoding type II methionyl aminopeptidase yields the protein MDEEILRAYIEAGRIAKMVREEAAKRIQPGLSVYEFCTWVENRIVELGGKPAFPCNLSINDVAAHYSPLVGDELLVPEDSVVKIDLGVHVDGYIADTAVTVSFSDKWSLLLEAVRSALDKAISAIAPGVKFSEIGRIIEATITSYGFKPISNLGGHSLARYTIHAGESIPNVYEPFLRGKFGTGKAYAIEPFGTNGAGSVKEGDLVTIYALVRPNLKRRLNDIQRRVLNTIRERFRTLPFSERWLTDVAPIEDIRNALRRLSRMGFLAQYPVLVEKGGGMVAQFEHTIVITDSGDVIVTTM